ttaccagctgagcgataATGGAAGCCTTAGAGTGCATTGGAGAAAAGCTAAGTAGAATATTTACTGTATATTCTTGAAGTGGCATTTCAAAGTTCTTTCTTAAGGGACCTTTAATTGATGGAATCTAGGTCTGAGAACAGACTAGATATAAGAGCTGGGTGAAggatcattatttttattgccGTTCCTATTTCCATTTCACCAACTCAATATTTTTGACGTATCTACTCCAGCAAATTTGTAATTTTCTCTACATATGTCTCAACCCTAGGAAAATTATAATGTATTAGCCATCACCACAGATATTTGTGTATTAAGGttctctcactgctgagccagcCCGCTGTCCATTCTGTTAATTGTAGCTGGATTTGGGTATTGAAGAGCTGCCATTTTGCTTCtgcttatttgaaattttttcattCACATTCTTAGCAAGGATCTCCTATTGTTAACCTTGGTCTGCAAAGGACATTAAGCTTCCCCAAAATACTTTGCCCCTTTACTAGTACATTGTCTAGTCACTTAATAGAGTGTGTCTTCTGTAACATCACAGAAAGTGTGGTTAGATGATAGATTCTCTGTTGGTACATTATAAATCCATTCTAACATTCCTAACTCTAAGCCATGTTACACCTTATTATTCTGTCAAGGCAACTATAGCAATGCTATCATATTCACTGtacatcagttaagttcagttgctcagtcgtgtccgactctttgcaaccccatgaaccacaacacaccaggcctccctgtctgtcaccaacacttgaagtccacctaaacccatgtccattgagtcagtgactccatccaaccatctcatcctttgtcatccccttctcctcctgacctcaatctttcccaacatcagagtcttttcaaatgagtcagctcttctcatcaggtggccaaagtattggaattttagcttcaacattagtcctaccaatgaacatataaatttataaaagtttTATACTACATCACTGAAGTATTAATATATTAGAACTGAATCCAGCATTCCTTTCAAGAAGTTGAATTCCTAAGTACTACAAAAGTGTTCTAATGTCTATAAACTTTTCCATACCCAGGTTTGTATTCTGTTTCTCCTCTAAGAGAGGTTACTGATAGTACATGTTAGCCAGATACAGTAGATTTTAGAATACTCTATTCTCTCTTATAGTTGGATCACAGTTATTGCTCTGGAGTTGTTGAGTAAGGACAATGAGAGACCATGAGAAGGTCTGAAGCATCTTGCAAGGAACAAGTTTACATGATCTCTGGCAAGTGGAGTTTCCTCTCCTCTAACAAGAGGGAAGAGACTGCTTTTGTCAGTTTTAGAGGTTCAGAGAAGTCTGAATGGAAGTTCATGTTTTTGAGGTGCAATTGTATACAGATCCACCATCTTAGGTGTAAAGTTATGGCTTCATCCCTTTCAGAGTCCTGACTTTAATATAAACAGTCTGTTGAGATgtgcattttttcttctttgcagtcCTGTCAGTCTTATAATCAAGTCCTGGGTCTGATTTTCAACACTCTTTCCTATGTAGGATATGAGAATCTTTTTAAGTGCTTCCATGGAAGTTTACTTGCTTTTATAGCTTTCCCTAGTTAGGGTTTTCAAAGTTGCTCCCTGGACCTGCTTCATTATCATCAACTAGGACTTTATTAGAAATGCCAATTCTTGGGCCTTACTCCAAACCTAAGGAATCATAAACTCTGGATGTGGGGCCCAGACATCTGTGTTTAACCAACAGTTTGAGAACCATAGCCTTAGGCTATAATTGGCTGACTGACTGGAGCATActactctttgtgtgtgtgtctttttttcccaagGCTTCCAAGATAGTCAATGAAAGCCAGCAGTGTTGACAATTATCTAAGTATCATTACCCTCATATCTTTCAAAGGCTCGATGTACTCCAATGTTCCCTTCTATCTGTATGCCAAACCACAACATGTAAGACTATTAGTAATAGTAATGTTAGAGCATGTTGAGTTACCACTATTCCATTTACCCCTATCAGTGGAAGGCTTGTCACAACTTGACTAGTGAGTGACTTATTGCCTGAATACTCTTCTAAGAGTCTGCTTTCAAATACTGCTTTCAGACCAATTCCATTTAGGTCCTCCAGAAGGCAGAGCTTGAGAATAGAAATTAGATTCAAGCAACTAACTTCAAGAATAatgagtgaaggacaggaaaattgAGACAGGTAAGAAAAACAGACAATATTAGGGCATATTAGTCAATGTGTGCAATGGAAGATCAGTTCTCCCAGGACCTCCTGGAAAACATAAGATTTTTTCACATGAAGGAAGGTTTGCTGGAACACTTATCCACTTGCTACCATTCTCCCTTGTTTGAAAGTTTCCTCTTGGGTCATTAAATCTCTTGCATTTGGGGGCAGCACTTGTCTTTGTGCCAATTAAACTCCCAGTGTTATACAAGGCCTTGGGGCCAACTGGGAAGGCATATGCAGCATGCTTGAGCTAAGACACTGTCAGGGTAGATGAGATGAATCTGAGTTCACACAGAACTGTCCCCTAAAGTTCTGCTGAAATCAGAGATGGGCTGTGCATTGAGATATACTTCACGAGAGGCATCTGTTTTAGAAGGTGAGatgtaaatattgtattctaCGTTTGTAACCACATTAATTGGGATGCATTGGCTCTCCACAGAATCTCCTCTAGATGCTGTCTCAGAAGCAGAGGAGATGAGCTAAAAGAAAAGCACAGACAAAATTGATGTTTGTGAGAAGACAATCtcaacagaaataaatataaagagaatTCTTGTGGTGTTTTGCATAGTGAATATGAACTAAACTAAGACTCTCTCCTCCTACCCAAGAATCTTTTGAGAATATTTGATCCAGAACAGGGCAGGGGATACCTCTTCCAATGATTTGTAATTAGACAAGAGCTTAGATAGATGCACGGAAACACAAATGTATTAGatagaaatataaatagatatGTACATACAGAGAGTAtcttttaaaagacaaagaaaaccaGGAAAAGTAGAACAATCTAGATTTATACAAGGAACACAAGCCAAAAGTTACTGGAAGCAGATAAAAGTCATAGGATGGAACAGGAGGTATTTTGATTTTGGAGATGGGAAAATTATCAACTCagagtttttaaaacattaactTGTTTCTTCTACTAAATATTGAACTCAGATTCATAATCAAAGTGGTAACATATCAACTCTAGTTTGCAAAAGTTTACAAAAATAAAGGAACAATGGCACAGAAACAAGAATAGAGGCTCAGAGGGTATATACGGATTTTCAAAAATGgatatcattttaaagaaaaaaagctaagTAAAATATATGAAGGATCTTGTGCatcttaattcctttaaaaatatttgtgtttgtgAGTTCTTGTAGATTACTATCCCGTAAGAGATACTAATGAGAACTATTGATTGAGAGAACTTCAAATAAACCTACTTCTAGTATTTcgataaaataaaatgtgattcaTGATAGGTGGGTAAGAGTAGGGTGGATAGATAGAAAACAATAGGACCAGAATATTCAGGAAATATCTTCCATCAGCtgtgtaaaagtaaaaatatgtacTGATGTAAAAAGCTGCATGATATTATGTTGTTGAGACTATATTAGACTGAGATTAAGAATTCACCCCTATGAATTCATATAATAGATTGTAAATATCAGGGCATATCATAATTTTTCTTAGAATCTTGGCTTGAGTTGTCCATTTGACACaatgtattatttttgaaaagaaagtgaaaatattagtcattcagtggtgtttgattctttgtgacccccatggactgtagcctgccaggctcctctattcatggaattctccggcaagaatattggagtatgttgccatgcccttctccaggggatcttccaacccagggattaaacttgggtcttctgccttgccggcagattctttaccgtatgattttaaatgttttcaacaCATTTCATTTCCATGCATTTGATTTCCTCTagttcacattttcattttaaaaattattttaaagtgataaaaatatataGCACAATTGCTGACAAAATATAGGAAGATGACTGAGACATATTTCATCACCTGATACATTTTTGTatgtgtgaggattaaataagataaagccACTTATCAAATTATCAAGTTACATGGTAAGAACTCAGTCAAGCAgagctttgctgctgctactgcttaaCAATGTCTGTTTAGTTTATGGATCTCTgattaaaatttctttctatcCATTGATTATATGTACATTTTCTTAAGTCTATGTTTGTGAAATGATTTGGTATATAAGGaataaattatgaataaagtgatagatacagtgcctgaaatTTGCCATGAGAATTGTGATAATTTagtttgtgtgcttagttgctcagtcatgtctgactccctggctcctctgtctatgtggactctctaggcaaaaatactggagtgggttgtcatgccctcttccaggggatcttcccaagccagggatcaaacccaagtctcctgcagtactggcagattctgtaccatttaagccaccagggaagtaactgTTTTGGAAAAGgaatacttttatttaaatgttgTCATAAATAATACTTTATCAAACATTGATTTGGATGAGAGAATGGAGTCCAAGATTTTACATTTCTTGAAGGACTGGCAGCTAAAGGGAGTCACTGAAAGGCATAGACTCGTAAAATCTATTTCAAATCTTTAACTttgattattttccttctgtATGTCTTGTTGGGAGACTCTCTTGGCAAAAGCTTATTGTAAAtgaaaatacttagaaatgtAAAAAGTATGTCAAGCGTTAAGTGTATTAAAGTTGAAGAGCTGACAGATTTTGTTATGCTACACAAATAGGAAAACTGGTAGGGAACAGGAAAGCATGAAGGTGAAGGAAAAGAGtgcagaatctttaaaaattaacaacagaaaaagggagaaagaaggaaaaggcacaAAGGCCCGTCATCTTTCTTTAGGACGTTAAGAAAATACCACCAGTGATTGAGTGGAAAGAATATTTCCCCAAAGCTTCTTTTAATCTGCTGGAAAGATAAATAATAGATAGTACatatttcaaatttgttttgTAACCTCAGGTTTTGTGGGaagaaaagcatattaaaaactgATAGGTCTGTACTGCAATATAAAGATAGATTATTTAAAGTAATGAGAAGTGGGTCAAATCACTTTTCAAGGGAGAAAATGTAGACAtatgacatttcttttttctaaatgaaataaCTTATATTCTCTGTAAAACTTTGCTTCTATATTTTGATGTTTTGCTTCTGCAACAATCAACCGAAAAGTATCATCATCAGGATTATGATGCGTAATAAACACTGAGCAGTTACTATGGGCCAGGAACTCTCTTcacattactttatttttttggcacaTCCCACACATGgcatatggggtcttagttccctgaccaggcatggaacccacaccctgccttgggagggcagagtcttaaccactgaatgaccagggaagtccccatatttAGTTTCTCCAACAGGCATTGGGAGGTTCTATGATTCCTCCACCTCCTCTCCATTTTTCAAAAGATaatctaaagaaataaataagaacagTAAGTTTAAATAACTTCCTTAGATAACATATCATAAAGTGTCTGAGGAATAATTCAAGCTCAAAAATCAAGAGAGATAGTGGAAAGGTggaatgaagaagagaaagggaagatgaagagagaggaatgaaGACTGAGGGATGGGAGAAAGGTATTCAGACAAATTGAGATACAAAATCACAGAAatgagaacaaaaggaaaaaagaaaaagagaatattattgaacagtaatttatataaaaatccatgcagaaaatgtaataaatgtgTAGTCTTTGAGAGCAAGGATAAAATAATCTCATAATACTTAGCAAAGATATTTTGAGTAGAAGGTGTtcagtatttattttatgtaatatttataatataaagttCTAATCAGATACAAAATATGAACAAGttgggaaagaaaaatagagaaaataaattatggGTATGAATGATTAAAACAGATTActaaactttgtatttttttaaatatagaagggAAAAATCTCACCCTTGAGCCCCTGAGTAGAAAGTAATCAAATAATTCATACTGCCCTTCTCCCTGTCTCTGTGCAGGCCTTTGAGCAACTGCTTTTGAACCATTGCCTGAAAAGACAATTGCTCCAGAAGCTATGGTCACAATTTGTAATGACAGCCATAGTGATTTCATCCTCCTGGGCTTCTCTGACAAGCCATATTTGGAGAAGACACTTTTCTGGGTGATTCTCATCTTTTATTGCTTGACTATTACAGGAAATTTGGTCATAATTCTTATCTCCTTGAAGGATCCAAAACTCCACAGCCCGATGTATTACTTTCTTTCCAACCTATCTCTGCTAGATATCTGTTTTACCAGCAGCTGTGTTCCACAGATGTTGGTTAATTTCTGGGGTCCAGAGAAGACCATCAGCTACACTGGCTGTGCCATTCAACTCTATGTCTTCCTGTGGCTTGGGGCCACTGAATGTATCCTTCTTGTCATCATGGCTGTGGACCGCTGTGTGGCAGTGTGTCATCCACTGCAATATACCACTATCATGCACCCAAAACTTTGTCTACAGCTGGCTGTCTtagcatgggggactggcctgaTTCAGTCTCTGATTCAGTCTCCTGCTACCCTCCGGTTACCCTTCTGCTCCCACCAGAGGGTGGATGACATAGTGTGTGAAGTTCCAGCCCTCATTCAGGTCTCTAGTGCAGACACCATCCATAATGAAATCCAGATGTCCATAGCCAGTATTATTCTCCTGGTGCTGCCCTTGATTATTATCCTTTGCTCTTACATTGCTATTGCTAAAGCTGTGCTGAGAATAAAGTTAACTTCAGGCAAGAAGAAAGCATTTGGCACCTGCACGTCTCATCTTCTTGTAGTGTCCCTCTTCTATGGCACTGTCACAGCTGTTTATCTTCAACCCAAGAGTCGCTATGCTCATGAACAGGGCAAGTTTCTCACCCTTTTCTACACTGTTGTAACCCCGACTCTTAACCCGCTCATCTACACTCTAAGGAACAAGGAGGTAAAGGGGGCACTAATAAGACTAGGGAGGAGGACCTGGGATATTTGGAATAACTAAAAATGTTGGACTTTTGCTTAACCTGAGAAGAGAGAATGACCTTGTTCTCTCTGGGTCTTCAAAAAATCTGAAGATATACCTCCCAACCTTAAAGTAGTAAAGAGCTGCATTTTGTTCAAGCTGAGATCCTTATTTGCTTCATGGCGCTGATTTAGGCACAGTATGTGgtagaaatgaatatatttattagtCATATTTAAAGAGCACATAATATAGTTGAATTGGGGCAACAAAAGAATCACAAGGTTGCAAAATAAAAGACCAAGTAAAATGTCTCATGcctttacatttatttctttttgctttgatCTATTTTCCTCCAAACCCAACCACTACTTTCATCTAACCATCTAGTCCCAACAAGGCTCCTAACATTTTCAGAGATTGTTTAATAAACACTCAGGAAATCTAATCAGTGGTTCTTGGTTCCGAGTTACTTCTGCCTCCTTGCCTCAGTCTGTCCTTTGTCTATGTATAACGTACCTAGAAATCCCCAGTGCCAAAGTATTTGCCAAGCAGAGGTCAGTACTTATTGTTCCCGGTACTGCTGCTGATCTACAACCCGGTGTGTCCAAGTCTCTTAGTCTGAGCCCCAATAGTATGGGCCACCAATTATGGGAATAGACTTCTTCTTTCTTCATTCTGAGTCTCTGTCATAATTTTTATCAGATCcaattcttattcattcatctcagagatatttattgatttttaaaattaggctTCTATTTTGTACTAGATCCTGGGTATATAATGCTAGATAAGATAGAAAAATTCATGAATGTCACGGAACTTACTGTCCAATGGTATGAAGAGATATTAagcaaagtatttttaatttatcagcTTAATATAGAGAGACTTGCTCTTCATCTTCTGCCTACATCTGATCACTATGCCACGTGCCTTTTGAATATTATCcaccaaaatttatttatttgcttttttagtGACTGTTTATAAGTGTTCACTACtctattttatttcactgaaatcCAGGTATAAATTGTTGATTCTCCTGTAAGATTGTCTAATCAAATATGCCTCCTATCTGCTTATGCCTAATTCATGATAGATGGAATTAGTATTAGGCTGTATTCCATCCCATTTTTCTGTACTGATAAACTGTACCACTTGTTTCTGATTTGGAGATTTcatatcaaaattttttaaaaacttaaattctTATCTGCAAACTTAAAAAGCGATTGCTGCTCAAACCAACAGTAAACTGGTTAGAAATAATATTTCTCACTGTTAATAAGAGAACAATGGTTATATAATAATTTTGTTATCTTTTCACTCAATTCAAAGATTAAAAGGCGTAAATGGGAAGAAATCTAAAAggacagaagttgttttgtgataTTTTGCTTTAAGATTGTACAGCTGGAGCAGCTCTAGGAGTGATGAGATTTATGATGTGGACATAATAATGAGTTCCTGATACTGAGGAGTAGTATCTACCTTGGAGAGGGAAACAGGGATGCTGGCATATTCGAAAGTTCATCTTACTTTGGACACAGGCTGAAATGATACCAAGGCCTTTAGTAAGAGGAAAGCTGTGCATCTGATGCCAAAATGTAAATGCATGTGGAGAGAGGCCATGATACCAGTAAATGATAGCAGTAAGAGGGAAGATATATAGTCCTCAGACTTTAGAATTCATAAGATTCACATGGTATActtgttaaaaattaaagtacTTGTGTTTCATactcagaatttctgattcaATGCATCTGATTGTCCCCTGGGATGGACGTTTTGAATAACACCATGAGTGATTCTGATGCAAGCTGCCTAGGACCAACTGTGGGAAGTTCCAGTCTAGATCGTTGCTCAGCCAAAATGACATGAGTTTCAAATGAacccatgtattttaaaaataggagcaAAGGGAAGAATGGTctagaaatagaataaaacaaatagCTCAAATCCCGCTTTCTGAAGAAGTGAGGGTGGGATTATTTTTTCATAAGGGAGATGTGGTTGAAATATTGTCTTCAAGAGAGGGTCTCAATTCAGTTAACCTAGGAGGTACAGAAAAtgttaagtaaattattttaagatataGGTGAATTATTAATTATGGGACAGGAGATCCCAATGGTACCTCAGAAGGTTTTAGGAAAGATAAGGGCAGGTATGTGGGAAAGGAAAGGGATTCCACTATGGGAATAACAGCATGGAAACTGTAGATGATCAAATGCATTTACGTTTTGGGAGATGAGTGAGGAAATAGTGATCAGAGGCACTGTGGACTTAGCTTTGTACTGTCTTCTTTgttgatatgattttttttttcgcTCTAATCACAGATTTTTATGGAATGTATACTGAGATTCAGGTACTGTTATAAAACcacaaaaaagccaaaaaatattGATTCCTTCATAGATATTCTAGATAATAATCAATATTTCCTTGTATAAGTGACTAATTCAGGAAAAAGCTGGCTATATTATGGATTCAGGCATTCTATTCCTTTGAAATTTAGTGTCATATTCTGGCACATGTGCTGTAGATGGTAGTAGATTGAACCTTCTGATGGTTGCATGGTAAGTTCTGTTTATATATTGTCCTGTAATCCACTCAAAGTCCTGAACATAGGACCTGCTAGAGGGTAGGAATATATGTTCACCAGTATAAAAACCATAATCAGTGGTATGTTCATATATGTACCTGTGTTTGTTTGCATGTTTTTTAGTGTGTAGCCATAAAAAGTCAGATATACATGAAAAAAGTagcacttaaaatgtggctaTTATAAAAGTTATAAATCTTGCCCCTTTTCAGGTGAACAGAAGGAGAATTCAGTAAGAACAGCATTTGAAAGAGCAAATAAgaacaataaaagcaaaagtcactaatcatcagagaaatattTGAGAATATAGAC
The sequence above is a segment of the Capra hircus breed San Clemente chromosome 23, ASM170441v1, whole genome shotgun sequence genome. Coding sequences within it:
- the LOC102186760 gene encoding olfactory receptor 2H2-like, coding for MVTICNDSHSDFILLGFSDKPYLEKTLFWVILIFYCLTITGNLVIILISLKDPKLHSPMYYFLSNLSLLDICFTSSCVPQMLVNFWGPEKTISYTGCAIQLYVFLWLGATECILLVIMAVDRCVAVCHPLQYTTIMHPKLCLQLAVLAWGTGLIQSLIQSPATLRLPFCSHQRVDDIVCEVPALIQVSSADTIHNEIQMSIASIILLVLPLIIILCSYIAIAKAVLRIKLTSGKKKAFGTCTSHLLVVSLFYGTVTAVYLQPKSRYAHEQGKFLTLFYTVVTPTLNPLIYTLRNKEVKGALIRLGRRTWDIWNN